The proteins below are encoded in one region of Silene latifolia isolate original U9 population chromosome 2, ASM4854445v1, whole genome shotgun sequence:
- the LOC141638695 gene encoding uncharacterized protein LOC141638695, producing MELLDGKNYRRRSEKILFYFSQYEIDYMLFQESQSTQSTEDSSSSETVKPDPKFAKDNKTIRGVMLHYMVDNLFDIYCKAMTAKSIWDALETKYDTDDFGTMKYAVARWLKFQITDGMVLCEYMQANVLIEKLSSPSWDEYKKHLRYKEKDMKLQELIGHIKIEDATRSPDRARTNATNTVKANVVEYRNTATNKRSYDQYNKPQNYDISIKTMTGNCCWCDKPGHPAFKCKAKKNL from the exons ATGGAACTTTTAGATGGGAAAAATTATAGGAGAAGGTCTGAAAAAATTCTGTTTTATTTCTCGCAATATGAAATTGACTATATGTTATTTCAAGAATCACAATCCACACAATCCACTGAAGACTCTAGTTCGTCTGAAACTGTCAAACCCGATCCCAAATTTGCAAAAGACAATAAGACCATTAGAGGAGTCATGTTACACTATATGGTTGATAATCTTTTTGACATCTACTGCAAAGCTATGACTGCTAAATCAATTTGGGATGCTTTGGAAACTAAGTATGATACTGATGATTTCGGTACTATGAAATATGCAGTAGCAAGATGGTTAAAATTTCAGATTACTGATG GGATGGTGTTGTGCGAGTATATGCAAGCTAATGTTCTTATTGAGAAATTGTCTTCTCCTAGTTGGGATGAGTATAAGAAACATCTGAGGTATAAGGAGAAAGATATGAAGTTGCAGGAGCTAATTGGTCATATCAAGATTGAGGATGCCACAAGGAGCCCGGACCGAGCCAGGACTAATGCTACTAACACGgttaaggccaatgttgttgaaTACAGGAATACAGCTACAAACAAGAGGAGTTATGATCAATACAACAAACCACAAAATTATGATATATCAATAAAGACAATGACAGGAAATTGCTGTTGGTGTGACAAGCCTGGTCATCCCGCCTTTAAGTGCAAGGCCAAAAAAAACTTATGa